GGATGGTAATAATGTGATGAATTCACCCCTCTAACAAGTTCAATTGCAGAATCATCACTTCTGGGAGTTTTACCCTTAAATGTTTCCCCCCAAATTATCCTAACTCTCCCCACTATTTCAACAGGAAATGTGACAAACAGCACTCAGTATCTAATGACTGCACTTgtccactcaacaaatatttatgcccAAGATCAAACGTGGCAGCCCTTAGATCTCTGAAGCCAACCTTCAGATGTGTTTTGTTTAGCCCAGATAAGATTCTTATACgtttaaaatatttgctgataCTTTAAAATGTGGACTCatacataaaaatccagatttccatctTCTCTTGAGAAATTCGAAGCTCCAGCAACACTGGGCTTATATTCTGATAATGTAATTTCCAGTTGGAGCTAGCAGCAGCTTGAGAAAGGACCTCTCTATTTAGTCCTCTATGGCCCTCACTCAACCTTCTTCCCCGCAGTTTGAGTTTGTAACCCCTGATTTATAGCTGGAGGTAATCTTTAGGTAGACAACATCTGGCCTTTCAAACTAATGATCCTCTGCCAGGGGCTCTCTAGGTTTGGAGCTAATAGGAATCTATATCTTTAGATCAAAGACTCAACTGGGAAATGGCAATAAACAggaaaagtttgttttttcttttatcaaaaagCCATATGGCTTCCACTGCTCCTACAGGACCAAAGCGGGGAAATAAGCCTAAgcatattattatttgtaaagagCACATCCAGCCTCTAATATCTAAATACAAAATGAAGGTAAATAAAATGGGATATTTTAACTGACCTTCCAATGAGTCCAGGGAAGACTCAACAGCCACTGTTGAGAATTTAAGGTGCCATAACCCATAAACAAACTTTGACCATCAATGAAATTAGCAATGATGTGTCATGCATCTGATCTGGAGAAAATAACCAccaagaatcataaaatattcctTAAAGTCCTGGAAAAATGCAACCACTTCCACCTTACTGACAGAACCCAAAAATCTTAATACAATAAAGACGGTGATAACATTCAGAATAAAGAACATGCTGCACTCGAATTTCAACCTAGgtgaaagctaaaaataaatttttaacaaataagcataaaatgaaattcattttaatcatGGTTAGAATCCTGAGATCATCTGTGATAAGGTATTTTACCATAACAGCGGTAACATAAACTAAAATATTGGGAGTTCTGAGCCCTTAGGATATTATACTAGTTTACAAAGTAACTGATGGAATCTAAGACAAtgagctttattttcttcagctcAGCTACAGGCCTTTTTGTGAAAAACTATTGGACAGTCTTTCAATTACAGATACTGGGAtatatgaattttcaaaaattaaagccTTATTTACAGGAAGTTTTTCTCATCTGACTATTAATTTCCCAGCTGCTAAAGAAACCCGCCACATAGTACAACtgagactttatttatttatatttagacaacactatttttccaaagaatctAAAGTATTTTGCCCAAACATTCAgtaactattataaataacagCAGCTGGGGGGCTCTTGATATGGTAAACtccttacacatttttttaaaaaggggaggtGCTGTTTTTCAAGACACAATCACTGTAGTAAAGATTGTTTAGATACCTCTCTCCAGACCAAAAAGGACTGTGTccgttttttttaaggaagtaaaAGCACTGTTTGGTAACAGGCGCCTTGATTTAGTAACCTCTggagaaatattagaaaagagaTGTTCACCTCTTCTACAAGACTGATTTTTAAATCACCCAGGTAGGTAATGATTCTGTCTCCATCTAGTgtggaaaaaactgcaaaaaaaaaaaaaaaaaaaaaagtcttctttccACTCAAAATCTAAAAGCAGATTCGTATTTTGCTGACAATCTGACAACGTCTAGTAACTTCTGTCTAAGCCGGGCTCCGAAACAGCTTCCCAGATCCAAGATCTGCAGGCGCTGCTGTGACTAGGCTGCGACTGTCCTAAGGGGCTGAGGTGCAGGACTCGACCAAGACCGAGAGTGTGTGCGGGGGCCTCTAGGAACCCAACCCTCTCCCGCTTTCCCTCGtaaacacacacgtgcacgcacgcacacactcgGCCAAGGCCGGGCATGCCATCTGCAGTCACACCCCAAGACATCGAGATCCTCCCGGGACGCGCGCTGCTCCCGCATTCTCCTAGGGCGCACCAGCTCCTCCACCGTCCCGAGACCGCTCtccgcctccctccctcttccttggcCCTGCGGGGAAGGAACCGCCGCCAGAAGCAAGCTCCGGACTCGGGGTCAGAGGAGCGGGACCAGCCTGCGCTCAAGCGCCGCGCGCGCCAGCAGCTGGACCAGAGTCGGTCTTTAACGCGGGGTCCCAGCGCCGGCAGCCCTGCCACTCCTCCCGGGTGTGATGGACCCTCCCCCGTGCCTCCGAGCCGCGGTCTTGCCTGATTGGGGTCTGTGGCGCGGAAAACGTGGCAGGCCATCTGCGACTCCGGGTCGTCTGGCTGCGCCTTGATCAGGTAAGCAAAGTAGGTGAGGTCGTGGCTGTTGTGGATGAAGCGCGAGATGTGCTGCGCCTTGTGCTCGAAGATGAACACTGCCGGGTTGGGCTGCGCGGCCGTAGGGCCAAAGCCCCCAGCGGCACCGGCTCCCGGCGCGGGCACGCAGCGCAGGAAGGGCGCGCTGAGCACCAGGAGCACCTCTCGGGGCGCCGGCGCCCCGCAGCCGCCCGCCTCGGGCTTCTGGCTGCGCCGGCGGATCTCGGCCATGAGCCAGGGCAGCATGGGCAGCGTGGTCCTGCGGTCCAGGCACGACCCTCCCACGTACCACAGCCGGAACCTCTTGTCGCCCGGCTTCCCCTGGCCAGGCTGCGCAGTGGCGCCCGGCTCGGGCTCCAGGGGGTGCGGGAACGGCTCATCCTGAATGCAGCTGGGGGGCTCCATAACTCGCGCCTCCCGAGGGCACGGAGGCGGCCGGATCGGCGCGCCGCGCCCCCAGTTCTCGCGTTGAAGGCGCCGCCGAAACTGTGCCAACAGCCGCGCTGGGCCCCTGCGCCCGCCTCGGCGCGACCCCGAACTCCGCGCTTTAGTGGCCCTGCCCCATGCGGCACTTCGGgcgcggctcgcaggctctggcgGCGGGCACCCGGGGAGCGCCCGGCAGCAGGACTGGCAGGAGAGGGCGGGTTAAATCGCTGTCCTCCTTTCTCCGGCTCGAGCCTGGGGCCGCACTTCCCCGTTCCTCGTCCGCGGCTCCGCTGGGTCAGAGGACAACGCCGAGGGTCCCGCGCCTCCGCCGGTCGCCGCCAGTTCCAGCGCTGCAGAGCCGTTGCGGCCGCCGCGCTCGCCCCGGGCGGGCACGGGGAGGCAGGGCGGGGAACGGGCTGTGCGCCGGAGGGGGTGACTTGGGGCGGAGCTGACTCCTACCAGGGTGACCAGCTGTCACCTGGAAGGTCGGGGCTCCCGGGCTTCGGCGCGATCGGTTCTCGGGGAGGGCCTGCGAGAACTATTTCGatggaaaataacaaaaacaaaacgtgGCCTCGCGGGGGCCGCTCCTCCTCCGGTCGCCGCAGCCCAGCTCGCTGCTCCTCCTCCAACTGTTCCCGTCCCTCCCtcgcttcttccttccttccaggctGCTTCTTTAATCGGGCTGCCACCCCGCCTCCCGTCCGGCGGGCGGAGAGTGTTGCCTATGAAAGCTTATCGGTAAAGTCACCTCTTCGCCTCTTTCTCCGGCCGCGATCCCCGACCGCCCCTCCAACCCGCCCCTCGGGCAGCAACACTGCGCCCGGCGCCGGCACTGCCCGGACCAACTCATCATCTCCCGGGTCACCGAGATCTCCGTCTTCTTCTGGGCGTCTCTGCTGCCCCCTGGAGAGGGGACCACTCTCAATGGGacgctgggatttttttttttttttaattaatcatatTTGCTTGGTTTCAATTCCTTCTAAAGCCTGCATCATAATTTCTGAATCGTATTTCCTAATAATCTCCAAAAAAAATACTCGTGTTTTAAATCACGAAATTACGAtgaaatttcttttccatttcaaaagaaatttatttatgatttttttattaacaCACATGGGGCTCTGGTCatctgaacaaaaagaaaaaaaaattttaaggctttTTAGGTCTTTGTTTTTCAAGGCAAATGAACACTGGTTACATGTTTGATTTTGACCTCAAATCCTAGTCAGATCTACTGCCCTGGTGACTTAGAAGGGACTTTATGGGCCCTGATAGgccttttcctttctccaggCTCTCAAGGCTCTTGGTAGATTGTCTCTTTGATGCCATACTCTTAAACCTCTGTAATGTGTGAGGATATTACAATAGTAAAGTGTGCTCCATCATTCCCTATTCAAACTTCTTTGTCGTTTAGGGTCAGATAGGTTGTCTAAATAAATGCACCTGACAGGTTACACAATAAACACGAGACAATATGCCACAAAACATAGCTCTCCTCCTTTGTCTCACAGAGGTATTCAAGTTCCAAAATATGTGCCCACCGTCTTCCATCTCATCTCCAACTCTCTTTTGGTTCTTCCCAGCCTTATCCAAAGCAGTCTCATTCCTACATTGCTTCACCAGCTACATCCAAGTAGTGCCTTCCACTGCACCTCTAAAGTTGGAAGATTCTGACCCCAAGTCTTCACATGGGTGTTCCAAGGTTCCAGAAAACAATCAGGTCACATGATAACACCAAAATACAAGGCCATGCCCAACATTTCAAAAACACtgcaaagtaacaaaaataaactgaaacgAGTTTTGATTAAGCCCTGTTTCCCTTATGAGAGtatttctcaaaagaaagttattttttaggAACCAAATACATTTGACAATCTACACCCATATCAAGGTCACCAGTCACTGACCCTAAGGGACACTGTTACATGGGagtaaaaaacatacaaaaactgaATAGAGAAAATGAACTGTTTCAGTTTCTTCCAGGTATCAGCCCATCCTTACCAGCGGACCAGAGTCCATCAGCTGTGAAAGCCAACCCTCCTTCAAGacgatttgcttttctctgtctgccAAACCAGCTCCACCATCAAATCTGCCATCTTTGCAATCTCCTTGGCTTTCTCCTCCACCTTCTGGCACAACTCTGGCACTCTCTCATCAGCTTCCCCACTGGGATGCTGAAGGTGATTCAAGGCTTTCTCCTCCGAGGTCTCCACCTGCATTTCTATCTGCATGAGCGTATTATCCATCTTCCACAACTTGCTCCTGGTCCTCAGATACACTCTCGTGGGAGAGCCACCATATCCTCCCGCATCCCACGGACTACTGGAAGCAGGAACTGCTCCAAATCTTCCTAGGGCCCCAAAACTTCCACTTCCGCCGGTGCTTCTACCTTGTCCCGGTCCAAGGGGTGCATTTTTCCTGCCTCATCTTTAGAACCACACGACCCTCACGCCCTGCCCTGGGACAGCTGATCAGCAGTTACTGCTCGGGTCAAAAGCGACCCACACTCCTTGTCAATAgtattcctggggcttccctggtggcgcagtggttgcgcgtccgcctgccgatgcaggggaaccgggttcgtgccccggtctgggaggatcccgcatgccgcggagcggctgggcccgtgcgccatggccgctgcNNNNNNNNNNNNNNNNNNNNNNNNNNNNNNNNNNNNNNNNNNNNNNNNNNNNNNNNNNNNNNNNNNNNNNNNNNNNNNNNNNNNNNNNNNNNNNNNNNNNNNNNNNNNgccgcggagcggctgggcccgtgagccatggccgctgagcctgcgcgtccggatcctgtgctccgcaacgggagaggccacagcagagggaggcccgcataccacaaaaaaaaaa
This Physeter macrocephalus isolate SW-GA chromosome 13, ASM283717v5, whole genome shotgun sequence DNA region includes the following protein-coding sequences:
- the LOC102988505 gene encoding LOW QUALITY PROTEIN: MORF4 family-associated protein 1-like (The sequence of the model RefSeq protein was modified relative to this genomic sequence to represent the inferred CDS: inserted 1 base in 1 codon; substituted 1 base at 1 genomic stop codon), with protein sequence MHPLDRDKVEAPAEVEVLGPXEDLEQFLLPVVRGMREDMVALPREXYLRTRSKLWKMDNTLMQIEMQVETSEEKALNHLQHPSGEADERVPELCQKVEEKAKEIAKMADLMVELVWQTEKSKSS